A genomic segment from Phragmites australis chromosome 6, lpPhrAust1.1, whole genome shotgun sequence encodes:
- the LOC133922045 gene encoding germin-like protein 2-4: MAAHHLLLLLAALLPAAATADPDAVQDFCVPDAGRSRPVELALLPSYPCRSPANLTASDFTFSGVRSAGNFSADTGFAGVSVTPAQFPALHTLGMSFARADLSAAGGVNPPHYHPRATETALVLAGRVYAGFVDSGGRIFAKVLEKGEVMVFPRGMVHFQMNAGDEPATVYGSFNSENPGIVRIPATVFGSGIKDGVLERAFGLTPAELRRLEKRFGPPKTKTAEMED; the protein is encoded by the coding sequence ATGGCGGCgcatcatctcctcctcctgctcgccGCGCTTCTCCCAGCGGCGGCCACAGCGGACCCCGACGCCGTGCAGGACTTCTGCGTGCCGGACGCCGGGCGCAGCCGGCCCGTGGAGCTCGCTCTGCTCCCGTCCTACCCGTGCAGGAGCCCCGCCAACCTGACGGCGAGCGACTTCACCTTCTCCGGCGTGCGCTCTGCGGGCAACTTCTCCGCGGACACGGGCTTCGCGGGGGTGTCCGTGACCCCGGCCCAGTTCCCGGCGCTGCACACCCTCGGCATGTCCTTCGCCCGCGCCGACCTCTCCGCGGCGGGGGGCGTCAACCCGCCGCACTACCACCCGCGCGCCACCGAGACGGCGCTCGTCCTCGCCGGCCGCGTCTACGCGGGGTTCGTTGACTCGGGCGGACGCATCTTCGCCAAGGTTCTCGAGAAGGGGGAGGTTATGGTTTTCCCGCGGGGCATGGTGCACTTCCAGATGAACGCCGGCGACGAGCCGGCCACGGTCTACGGCAGCTTCAACAGCGAGAACCCAGGCATCGTGCGCATCCCGGCGACCGTGTTCGGGTCCGGGATCAAGGACGGCGTGCTCGAGAGGGCATTCGGGCTCACACCGGCGGAGCTCCGGCGGCTTGAGAAGAGGTTCGGGCCGCCCAAGACCAAGACGGCGGAGATGGAGGATTAG